The Flavobacterium galactosidilyticum nucleotide sequence ATGGAAAAAAATCCATGGTAATCAATGGGCTTGTTTGGATGGGAACTGAAGGTTTTATGAAGGAACAAATCGAGGAAAAACTGGCGGATGGCTTCACATGTATTAAACTGAAAATTGGCGCTATAGATTTTGATGTCGAACTGCAATTACTGCGCTTTATTAGGCAGCATTTTTCTCCAGAGCAAGTCGAAATTCGGGTTGATGCAAATGGCGATTTTGGTTTAGATATAGCTTTAGATAAATTAAAACAATTATCTGAATTTGAATTACATAGCATCGAACAACCGATACTAAAAAATAACACTGACAGGATGGCAGAACTGTGTAGAAGGAGCCCTTTTCCAATCGCGCTAGACGAAGAGTTAATTGGTGTGTTTACAGTAGCTGAAAAAGAAGATTTATTAGTCAAAATCAAACCACAATATATCATTTTGAAGCCCAGTTTTGTAGGTGGTTTTCGAGGAACTCAAGAGTGGATTTCGTTAGCGGAAAAGTATAAAATTGGGTGGTGGATTACCTCAGCTTTAGAGAGTAATATAGGGCTAAATGCTATTGCGCAATGGACTTTTTTACAACATAATTTGTTGCCTCAAGGACTAGGTACTGGGGCACTTTATACTAATAATTTTGATTGCCCTCTAGCGGTTTCTGAAGGACAATTGTGGTATGAAAAAGAAGTAAACTGGGAGTTCGATTTTAATGAATTTAGTAGTTTATAAATTATTAAAAAGTTGTAAAAAATAAATCTTTGGTTTCTTTATTATTTAAATAAAACAGCTAATATTTTATTATTTTAGGAATCTAACAAACGTCTGTGGTAATTTATTTGTCCTAAATGATAGGCAAGATGAGTTGACAAATGAACCAGAAAGAATTCGGTAGTAGTCTTAGATTCAAAAACTAAAATTGGATATTCTTGCTGCAGTATTTCTGGTGTTACAGTCTCGAGTGTTTTATTAAGTACAAGGATCGTTTCTTCGATTTTCTCTATCAATTCTGTTTTAGGGATATGCTTAAGTGAAAATTCTAGAGGTCTGTTTCTACTATAATTAGTTTTTCCGAGTTCAGATCCTATAAAATTATTGAGATTTCCTATCAAATGCAAACAAAGATTACCAGCTGAATTAGAGATTCCTTTTTCAATTTTCCAAAGATTATTTTCATTTTGGTACAACTCAATTTCCTGTTTTAGTTTATTGAGATCTCTGTTGAATAAGGTTTTTAGTGTTTCAATTTGCATTTTTATACTTTTTTAATGATGCTAAGGCTTGTTCTTCTATTTTCCTTTGGAAAAAACCAGTCCAACCGAATAAATATCCTTTTATTCCAAAAGCTTGTTTAGACCACTTCCAAAAGTCAAAATGATCGCTGTGTTTAACAATTAAACCGTCTTTAAAATGAAATTTAGAATGGACTTTATTGATTACTGTTCTATTCGTTTTGCTAAATTGATAAGTAGCAATCCACTTTGCTGAACCCATATATTCATCTGCTTTTACATCTGAAAATACAACTTTAATAGTTCCTTTACTTTTTTCAATAAGCATCTTCCACATTTGGCAAACATCATTTCCTATTAATAATCCAAAGGCTGGATCTATGAATTGAACATTTGGATGATAACATTCACACATAGTTTTTGCATCAGCATTTGCGAAAGCGGTGTAAAATTTGGTAATTGTTTTTTCGTTTGAAGTCATTCTGCAAAATTAATTGAATAGTAAAAATACTAATTTTTTTACAAAATAGGTAAATTGAAATCAAAATTGGAAGGAGAAAGTTTGATTTCATAAATAGAGTAGGAATTAGCTACTACATATTTAAACACTTAAAAATTGTCATTTTTATTTTTTGGCACAAAAAAAAGGATAGACTTTTAATTTTCTATCCTTTTATTCATTGCTGAAATTTATGCTATGCTAAGAGAGTTATTTGTTAGCAGGAATTATATCAATAATTACGGTACGATTATAAAAACGTTCCTCAGGAGTTTTGTTTTCAAAAGGAGCATTATTTTCATTTTCACCATATCCAGACACATCAAATTTGACATCTTTTCTTCCGGTTTTAGCTAAAGCTGCTTCAATAATATTTTTGGTATCGTTTGCACGAGAAAGAGATAGCTTTTGATTGTATGCTTCTTCACCAATGATATCAGTATGTCCTTTGATAATTACTGTTGCTCCAACAGGAATTTTAGGTGTTACCACTTCAGTAAGGTATTTTTCATACATCTTAATTGTTTTTGAAGTATTGAATTCATAGATAATACTGTATCTCATACCTTCTACAGTTTTTGCTGGAGTCCAAAGTACCATGTGAACTGGAGTTTCTTTCTCTACAATTTTACCACTTTTAGTTTGACCAATCATTTTTACAGTATAATCACCTTCTGGACGACTTCCTAAAATTGATTTTCCAGGGATTTTAACTTCATCTTCCGTATAAGGTCCAAATGCTTGTGCTTTTCCTTGTTCGTCTGCTACTTGTAATGACCAATAAGACAATGCTTCTCCAGCGCCTTTATTGTTGAAAGTTATATAGCTATCAATTGGTGCTTCTTGTGAAGTTACGATTTGTACTGGTTTCAATGATGCATCAGGACCACTTTGAAATTCCATTAATAAATCAGGAGAGTTACTTTCTATAGAAACTCTACGATCACCTTCACGTAATAAAACTAATTCTAATTTTGCACCTGGCTGTTCTGATGGAATGCTTGGTTTTTCTTGACCTTTAGTAGCGATTCTCGAAGCGGTAATATCAAACACGTTTACTAAGTAGCTTTTAACTGATTCAGCCATTTCAAGACCATCTGAATTTTCTTTATTCGAAGATCCTACTAATGTTATTGTCGCTGAAGGATTCTGTTGCATACGTTCTCCAAGAATGTTTAGTACATTGTAATACACTGTCATTTGGCGTTTAGAGCGATCTGCTAAGTTTTTAGGAGCAAACAATTCTAATTGATTTTCTTTGAAATTTGTGGCTTGAGTTTTATTTAAAACTACATAACGATTTGGAATTTCAGTAGATCCTTCATTAAAGAAAACGTAGTTTCTTAATGGAAAAACCTCAGTCATTCTGCTTTCACCAGGAATATTGCTAGGAGAGTTTACAGTAAATTGGACTTCACGATCTTTTATTATATCGGTTGCTTCTTGAATGTTTTTACCTTGTCCCATTTTAAGAGCGATACCAGCTCTAATAGTGGTAATATTCAACGTTTCAGTTGAACGAGGATTTTGACCAAAATAAGGTTGGAACGAAACAAAAGGAGATAGAATAAATTGCGTTTTTTTAGTATCTGCAGAAAGCGGAATATCATATCCTGCTCCAATTTGCATAGAAATAAGAGTTTTTTCAACGTTGTCTAAATCACCCGTCACTACTGCTGATGGAGTTTGATTTGGAAAAGCAGGATTTATGCCTAATTGATATTCAAAAGATTTGTTTAGGTTAAAAGCCAAACGTGGACCTCCATAAAGATAGAAGTTTGATTTGAATGGAGCAAAACGCAAGCTAGGTTCTACAGTAATATAACTAAGTTTAGTAGTTAAATCAGCAGGACAGTCACATGCTGTTTTTACTTGGTCAAAAGTACCTTTGCGGCTATCATAACCAGCTTGTAGCATCACTCCCCATTTAGAATTCGCCGGGCGATACTCTAAAAGTGGTGCAACGAAAAGTCCAACGCCGTCTCCATCACGAAATGTTGCAGGTGGTGTAAAACTAGCATTCAACTGATTTGTAGAGCCACGGTAGAAATTAAAATTTGCTCCACCAGCAACACCAAAGAACCAAGAAGGTTTTGCGTACTTTAGTTCTTGTGTTTGTTGTGCTGCGATTTCATTTTGAACACTTAAAAATGTCAGAAATGCTAATGATAGGCTTTTTATAGGTAAAGTATTAGCTGACCACGATTTACGAGGTGCCTTTTTATAATTTGTTATACTATTCATTTTGTTTGTTTTTTATAAAGTTTTAATATATCCCTCCCAAATTTGAGTGGGATGGATTATTAGTTTTATTTAGTTACTTGGAACGTTTACTGTTGTATTTACCATTGTTACAGATGCTACTAGAGAAATAGCTCTACCATTAAGCACTGTTTGAGCAGCATTTCCTGATGTTGAGAATGTAACTCCTGCATTAGCGATTATTGTTCCTACCATAACTCCACCACCAGCACCATTGATGGTTGCTGCAGTACCTACGTACCAGAATACATTTTTAGCTAATGCTCCATTTTTCATTATAATACTTTTCGCTCCTGTTGGTCCAGCAATTCCTACTGTAAGTCCAGCTGCAGTTTGAAATATCCACGTTGCATTAGGATCTCCTTGGGCATCTAATGTTAAGTTACCATTGCTTATTTTGAACGTACCGCTAGCTGATTTATAAACTCCCGGAGCTAGTGTAAGTCCACCTAATTCACCGGCTCCTGGATCAATACCACCTGGTTTTGAAGCTGGAGAAATACTGAGATAAGCAGCATTTGCGTCAAGCAATCCTTGGCTTGCCACTGCAAATGAAGTTGCTGTTCCTGGAGCGGGAGGTGCAGTGTAAATTCTTCCTGTAACATTACCTACATTTAAAGGAGTTTCAGTGTAAATAGCATTAGCATCATGAAATCCTGTTACTAATGTTGATGCAGCTGTAGTTCCAAGACTACCATTATTAATTACAGTATTCAGTCCTTGATTAGTTATTCCAGCGTTTCCACCAAAAGCACCAAACATTGCAGCTGTACCAAGACTTATTGATGGTGGTAAAACCACAACTGGAGGTGTTACTGTAGTAGTAAAGTTCCAAACATAATTAGTAGCTAATGGAATTCCTGCAGTATTTTTAGCAGCTATTGTTATTGTAGCTGTGTAAACTTTCCCTTCTTGTAAAGCTACTGTAGGATCAAATGAAGCGGTAACTCCTGAATAAGAAACCGTTCCTAAAACTGCTGTTGTTCCTTGTTTTAAAGTAAAAGAAGAAGCGTTGATAGTTGCTGGATCCATTGCTACACTAAAATTAGCAGTTATCGTTTTTAAAAGATTTACATTTATTACATTATTTAAAGGGTCAGTAGCAATAATAGTTGGGTTAATTCCTGTTTTAAAAGTCCACACATAATTAGCTAATAATGCTGTATCTGAAGAGTTTTTTGCTCCATTGGTTATTGTAGCGGTGTATGTAGTATTAGCATCTAAAGCAATTGTAGGTGTAAACGATACCGTTGAACCACTATATGAAATAGTTCCAAGCACTGTGTTTACTCCTTGTTTTACTGTAAAAGTGCTAGCGTTAAGCGTTGATGGATTCATAGGCATATTAAAAGTAGCCGAGATGACTTTGTTCAAAACTACGTCAGTACCATTGTTTATTGGATCAGTACTAATAACAATTGGTCTTAAAATTAAACCAGTTGTAAATGCCCAAACATAATCAGTTTGCAGAGCGTTGCCCATTAAGTCCTTAACAGTAGTTTTTACTCTTCCTGTATAGGTTGTGTTTTCAGCTAAAGGCGATGATGGTGTGAAAGTAGCTGTTTTACCAGAATAGGTTACTATTCCTGCTACGAGACTAGATCCAGTCAAAGTTATAGAAGATTGAGTAATTGATGCAGGATCCATCTCTTCATTAAAAGTGATAGTAACAACATTATTTACTGGCACTGCTAAAGCATTCAATACTGGAGTGGTGAATTCTACTATAGGACAGATTCCAACTTTCTCTTGGAAATCATCGCTTGCGCATCCTGAAACTAATGCAATAAATAGTATTGCATAGCTTAAAATCAATTTTTTTGTTTTCATTTTTATCATTTTGGGATTTAAGTATTTTGTACCCCAAAGGTGATTTATAAAACGGTTGAAAGACTTACACTATTAAATATAAAACTTGTGAAATTCACTTAATTTTTTTTATTTTATGAAAAATCATTCGAATGTGACCGTTTATTTTTACTGATAATTATATAGATTAGAAAACATAGAAAGTTCTATGAATAATGCTAAAAAGGCATTGAAGAATAAAAAAACGCATTAAAAATTAACAGTACTATCTCTACTTTGGTGACATGCAGCATTTCGTACGTAGTTCTAATATAGAGTTGGGAAGAAATTTAACGTAAGAATAATTATTTTTACGAAGTTGTTAAAATGAATTAGAGTTTCTCATTTTTCATTTGTTTGAGCTTGTAAGTTAAAATTGTTAACTCAGTAGTGAAAGTATCTAACGAGATTACAGACTGTTTTACATTCTAAAAATTTTTTAAAGCTCTTCATTTGAATTTGTAGAATGCTATAGTAGGATGGAGATACCTAGGATAATTACAATTGGCTGTCTTACTTTAAGATAAGTCATAAATATGAGTTCTTCTACTCTTATTTTGTACTCTATTTTATGTTTTCTTGCCAAATTAAGCTCGTTGCTTCTATTTTGGAGTTGCAAAGTGTGTTTTTTTTTCATGATATTGAAACGCTAGCTCTTTATTGGCAATCAATAGTTCAGCAGTTAGATTTTCTTTTTCCTGATAGTGAAAAATGAGTTTATTATTAACTAATATTAATTTTGCTTCATGCTTTTTTTGACAGACTACTTGTTCATTAGCTTATTTTAATTTAACTTAAGATTTTACTACGGCGCTTTCTGCAAAAAAAAGTACTCTTTATCAGATAATGCCATAGTGGGATCAGTTCTTTTATCAGTCAATTGTTTAGTAATTAACTGTTCTTTACTAGGTCATCACCTTGAATAACTGTTTTCATGATTTATATAATACTTATATTAATAGAAAAAACTTCCCAAAAGAAATTGGAAAGTTTATGATTTTTATAGCATTATAATATATGTAAGGTGTACGCTAAAATGGTTAAAAATGCTATAATTAATTTTCTATAGTTTTTTCCGTACGCTTACTAACTGCTGTTGTTATTACAAATTGTAATAGTGTTCCCAATATCCTTTTTACGGGACTATGAGTAGAGCCTATTAAAACTTTTTTACTTAAATAACCAGTCGCTAATCCTACTACATTACTAACAACATTAGTTCTAAATTCAGACGAGTTAGCTATTTGACCAAATGCTTTTTTTATCAAGTTAGCTGGCTTAAGGCTTTCATATGTATAAAAGTATTGGTCCTTAAGTTCTATTAATTCATGTTCTTGCTTACGCTTCAATAATGCTATGGCTTCTTTTAAAGTGCTAGTGTGATTAATCTTTTTCATATTAGCTTTTTTTAAGCATTCTTTCAATTATAAAATTACTTACTGGAAGTTTAATTAGAGGATCTCTGAAGATGTAAAGTAGAATGGAAATAATTAAATAGATACCTGAAACAATAAAGAATCCGTAGTAATCCTTTCCTAATAATTCACCAACCCATAATGATAAACCAATGTTTACTAAAAAGGCAAACATCACAAAAACAATAGAAACAGCTCCACGTGATAGCATTGAAGATGCAACGTCAGCCGTTTTATCCACTGCTTTCAATTTCATTAATTCTGCTGTTGTTCTCGTATAGTCTTCGGCTTTTTCAAAAAGCGTCTCTATTGTTGATGTGTTGTTTTCCATGATATAAATTTTAAAATAATAACTATTGTAATACGGTATTAGTTATTTTTAATATCGTTTTTTACTTCGTTGTATTTTGATTTTCCTTCAGCGATTAGATCCTGACCTTCATTTTTTGCATCTTGGAATTTTGATTTTCCT carries:
- a CDS encoding DUF1572 family protein, with the protein product MQIETLKTLFNRDLNKLKQEIELYQNENNLWKIEKGISNSAGNLCLHLIGNLNNFIGSELGKTNYSRNRPLEFSLKHIPKTELIEKIEETILVLNKTLETVTPEILQQEYPILVFESKTTTEFFLVHLSTHLAYHLGQINYHRRLLDS
- a CDS encoding outer membrane beta-barrel protein — its product is MNSITNYKKAPRKSWSANTLPIKSLSLAFLTFLSVQNEIAAQQTQELKYAKPSWFFGVAGGANFNFYRGSTNQLNASFTPPATFRDGDGVGLFVAPLLEYRPANSKWGVMLQAGYDSRKGTFDQVKTACDCPADLTTKLSYITVEPSLRFAPFKSNFYLYGGPRLAFNLNKSFEYQLGINPAFPNQTPSAVVTGDLDNVEKTLISMQIGAGYDIPLSADTKKTQFILSPFVSFQPYFGQNPRSTETLNITTIRAGIALKMGQGKNIQEATDIIKDREVQFTVNSPSNIPGESRMTEVFPLRNYVFFNEGSTEIPNRYVVLNKTQATNFKENQLELFAPKNLADRSKRQMTVYYNVLNILGERMQQNPSATITLVGSSNKENSDGLEMAESVKSYLVNVFDITASRIATKGQEKPSIPSEQPGAKLELVLLREGDRRVSIESNSPDLLMEFQSGPDASLKPVQIVTSQEAPIDSYITFNNKGAGEALSYWSLQVADEQGKAQAFGPYTEDEVKIPGKSILGSRPEGDYTVKMIGQTKSGKIVEKETPVHMVLWTPAKTVEGMRYSIIYEFNTSKTIKMYEKYLTEVVTPKIPVGATVIIKGHTDIIGEEAYNQKLSLSRANDTKNIIEAALAKTGRKDVKFDVSGYGENENNAPFENKTPEERFYNRTVIIDIIPANK
- a CDS encoding nuclear transport factor 2 family protein — protein: MTSNEKTITKFYTAFANADAKTMCECYHPNVQFIDPAFGLLIGNDVCQMWKMLIEKSKGTIKVVFSDVKADEYMGSAKWIATYQFSKTNRTVINKVHSKFHFKDGLIVKHSDHFDFWKWSKQAFGIKGYLFGWTGFFQRKIEEQALASLKKYKNAN
- a CDS encoding o-succinylbenzoate synthase, producing the protein MKASYYKYILDFKRPSGTSRGVMNEKETWFIILEQDGKKGIGECGILRGLSIDDRPDYEEKLQWTCANIQLGKDQLWEALLEYPSIQFGVEMAFQSLASENPFLLFPSDFTNGKKSMVINGLVWMGTEGFMKEQIEEKLADGFTCIKLKIGAIDFDVELQLLRFIRQHFSPEQVEIRVDANGDFGLDIALDKLKQLSEFELHSIEQPILKNNTDRMAELCRRSPFPIALDEELIGVFTVAEKEDLLVKIKPQYIILKPSFVGGFRGTQEWISLAEKYKIGWWITSALESNIGLNAIAQWTFLQHNLLPQGLGTGALYTNNFDCPLAVSEGQLWYEKEVNWEFDFNEFSSL
- a CDS encoding Ig-like domain-containing protein, producing the protein MKTKKLILSYAILFIALVSGCASDDFQEKVGICPIVEFTTPVLNALAVPVNNVVTITFNEEMDPASITQSSITLTGSSLVAGIVTYSGKTATFTPSSPLAENTTYTGRVKTTVKDLMGNALQTDYVWAFTTGLILRPIVISTDPINNGTDVVLNKVISATFNMPMNPSTLNASTFTVKQGVNTVLGTISYSGSTVSFTPTIALDANTTYTATITNGAKNSSDTALLANYVWTFKTGINPTIIATDPLNNVINVNLLKTITANFSVAMDPATINASSFTLKQGTTAVLGTVSYSGVTASFDPTVALQEGKVYTATITIAAKNTAGIPLATNYVWNFTTTVTPPVVVLPPSISLGTAAMFGAFGGNAGITNQGLNTVINNGSLGTTAASTLVTGFHDANAIYTETPLNVGNVTGRIYTAPPAPGTATSFAVASQGLLDANAAYLSISPASKPGGIDPGAGELGGLTLAPGVYKSASGTFKISNGNLTLDAQGDPNATWIFQTAAGLTVGIAGPTGAKSIIMKNGALAKNVFWYVGTAATINGAGGGVMVGTIIANAGVTFSTSGNAAQTVLNGRAISLVASVTMVNTTVNVPSN